From Halomarina ordinaria:
TCGTCGGGATGCCCTCGTCCGGGGCGGCGCGGGCCAACTGGCCGTTCGGCCCCTTCTGGTCGAGGATGTGCCCACAGCCGAACACGCGGGCGAGTTCGAGACACTCGCGGTGGAGGCGATGGCGGTGACCGCACCGTACTCGCGTCTCGTTTATCATCCGGCTGGTCGACCCCTGGTGGAGGTCGAGGATGACGTCGGCGCGGGTCGCCGCCTCGTAGGTGGCCGCCGCGATACGTTCGCTCGACGTGCCGTTCGTGTCGCCCGGGTACGCCCGGTTCATCTTCGTGTCGTCGATGGGGTTGCGGTGCTCGGCGACGTGGAAGGCGTGCATGTTGACGATGCCGACGACGAGGAGTTGTCCCGAGAGTTCCCCCGGGTCGAGTTGCGGTATCAGTCGCTGGAGGACGCCGACGCCGTTGAGTTCGTCGCCGTCGCTGACCGCCTGCATGTAGAGCGTCTTGCCGTCGTGCGCGCCGTTGA
This genomic window contains:
- a CDS encoding succinylglutamate desuccinylase/aspartoacylase family protein; protein product: MTTLGTATAAPGEMAVGRLPVGEARDGSEVALPVAVINGAHDGKTLYMQAVSDGDELNGVGVLQRLIPQLDPGELSGQLLVVGIVNMHAFHVAEHRNPIDDTKMNRAYPGDTNGTSSERIAAATYEAATRADVILDLHQGSTSRMINETRVRCGHRHRLHRECLELARVFGCGHILDQKGPNGQLARAAPDEGIPTIDPELGGCVGWDEASIRLGVRGVKNVLAHYGFHEGDVSIEPQTRATGFEQYGAPAGGLVSFHKDLAESVSRGDALFDVTDVFGTVKSTVTADSDGVFWRTRRLPQVATGEYVCSVGTDVDEV